The following proteins are co-located in the Stigmatella aurantiaca genome:
- a CDS encoding non-ribosomal peptide synthetase, translated as MSTPRDNMSGLSLEEKRKLLAELLAKSGKSAPRIFSLSSGQKALWLLQQQDPDGAAYNTPFALRIRSQVDVGALKHAFEMVAARHPSLRTTVSPTADGQLLQTSHPVLEPHFAHIDAAGWSAEQLQAAVVRAYRQPFSLDRGPLLRGDLFSSQPDDHVLLITVHHIFYDGWSAGIVQQELTQLYQVLSRGEQPSLAPVTGSYADFVAQQAEMLSGAVGRKHWDYWQKKLSGELPVLTLPADRSHSALAANRSGACSLKLQPELTNRIKELAQSSEATPFVVLLSAYAALLGRLARQDDVLIGSPTAGRPDTASHGVVGYFANSVALRADLSGAPSTRTLIARMRDVVHEALEHQDFPFASLVERLGIERRPGVSPIFQASMTFHSSREGGGAMALWATPDEVTRVRWGVLELEPYPLSDQETQFDLTLEMWEVRGAFAGALRFNRALFNDSTVGLWRGYFEKLLEQMVRAPDEPIARLALAAHAPAVQLREDTQPAARRDRAGGSTITAWFEAQAARTPEAIALSFGDVHLSYAELNARANVLAHEVRSRGVGPESLVGICVERSAELVISILGVLKAGGAYVPLDPASPRERLALILEDADVSALVTETQRTGELPTEKVPTIFVDSLQWHGGPRAPNPAPGLTPDNAAYVIYTSGSTGRPKGVIVTHANATRLFTTTEALFGFGPDDVWTLFHSAAFDFSVWELWGPLFYGGRLVVVPHWMTRSPEAFGELIAREGVTVLNQTPSAFRALVRAPSIEDGVGGQGLKWIIFGGEALDASTVRPWFERYPGVGTQLINMYGITETTVHVTYHRVTEADLASAASPIGRPIPDLMIRLLDEHGQPVPDGVPGEMYVGGAGVARGYLKRPELTAQRFIEDPVSPGERLYRSGDLAIRQQDGTYSYLGRIDDQVKIRGFRIELGEIQSVIARHPAVASAYVSTYERSADDRRIAAYVVPRPGAAETLLSSSSDGGIGDTHVGEWKALYDELYARSAGEAQTDPSFNIAGWNSSYSGAPLSAEAMKEWVNHTVEQILERKPSRVLEIGCGTGLLLTRIAPSTAAYWATDVSGVVVNMLRGVTKKTPGLEHAQLFHCAADQLEGIDFGGERFEAVILNSVVQYFPSAEYLARALESASARVSTGGFIFVGDVRNLRLLEAFHASIVLAQSSGTLDPHTLKGLVARRLAGEEELVLDPGFFWALKQRIPRLSHVEIRPKRGECLNELTRFRYDVLLHLDTSPASAPDVAWGPGNVSLPELRARLGREGTQRIGLRGIRNARVEAALEALVSLSEQAPVRPGSFEKLRRRLLDRDGSVPTSEPEPGVDPMALEQLAREASCTVTLDWSRGGVDGSFDTVFTRRSPSNEPAAPGRSAEPIALFGPAPDAVPGARHANDPLRGRLERRLESDLRKTAQEHLPEYMVPASIMVIDELPLTGNGKVDRRALPVPAAPHGLEIAYVEPRTGEEEILVSIFAELLGAERVGVRESFFDLGGHSLLATQVVSRVRAVFGVDVPLRTFFDNPTVGGLAAVVQQLRKRSGSAVLDFTSPMKRPPQIPLSSSQERLWILDRIVETRAPIYVIPLVLRLRGPLQQDALRQSLDGSIQRHEVLRTRFSVVEGQPIQEIAGELHVELPPAEALGNGPGATEAELTSLIQNEVGLEVSRPFDLERGPLIRMRLFRIAEGDHVLVLTMHHIVSDGWSVGILARELSAGYNALCSRREVVLPALPVQYADFALWQRQLLRDGALAESIEAHKQRLTGAPTSLNLPTDRPRPETPSYRGGVVRFAVDRALSARLREMSRREGATLYMTLLAAFSAYLSRLSGQKDLIIGSPVANRNRAATEPLIGFFVNTLALRMDLSGDPTFLELLARVRRTALDAYADQDVPFEKLVEVAAPERSVSRQPLVQVMFALQNAPFSPPALDGLHVDLLELDSVTSKFDLTLSMQESADGLAGLLEYSAELFDRERIERMAEHLVVFLREAVEHPQRHVHELDFLGAREAGLLAEWAMGPSAPSAPASVVELFQAQAQRTPDAIALEQGDVRLSYAELDQRSTRLARHLVSLGLGPEKRAALCLPKSVEFIVALLGVWKAGGAYVPLDPEYPEARLSHMLEDSGSELLLTVRALGERPGFRGRMLWMDEALPDGAEPSTLALPSAGSMAYIIYTSGSTGKPKGAVLEHRGVANIAVASRELLSLGPDSRVLQAASTSFDVSVWDIVMAFASGARLVLPMDETSRAGEGQAALLREKHITHVCLTASAIAALPEGPYPDLRVLTTAGEACPAELVKKWATESRRFVNAYGPTETTVIATLTAVQKGETGAPPIGRPLPGLVARILDANQRQVPIGVPGELHVGGLAVARGYHGLDELTRERFIQDPFSSSPGARLYRTGDLARWRSDGNIDFLGRLDHQVKLRGFRIELGEVEAVIDGHPGVQRSLVIVYKGQLAAYVAGRGGAAVTVQALREHAKSQLPGYMVPAHFILLEAFPLTPSGKIDRKKLPDPVEAQEPTTFAVPQSREEQILAEIWATVLKKGPIGIHDNFFALGGDSILGLQIISRATQRGLRLRPRQLFDHQTIAELARVASSAQVIHAEQGKVTGSAPLTPIQHWFFEQERAEPQHFNMAVLLDVEPGIDLAVLRRALDAVELHHDALRLRFRRDGTAWSQYHAEGEALGIPLEEWDIAGSDAVEGALAKLHGALDLERGPLLRAAILRLGPGSTRLALVAHHLVVDAVSWGIIFEDLLTAYGQLASGQPVGLQPKTTSFQHWAKRLEAYAGSPNARAEFDAWLAASHRDASHEFPLNDPSASDTVADASRLVSWIEEDETQLLLNEVPKAYDVQVNEVLIAALARTLSVWTGHSTVRIDLEGYGREFLFEDVDVSRTVGWFTALFPLRLHVGAKESVREALARAKDAVRRVPRGGAGHGILRYLSPDASIRSRLQAAGHAGVVFNYLGQMGSVPAQGVIRGAAKEGLGPIHSPRAARSHRIELNAVIEAGQRLRFDWTFGAKVLRKETLESLNQAFISNLRELIRDRAQPAATVRVAADFPAARLSAKDLKSVLKQTKKPR; from the coding sequence ATGAGCACCCCCCGCGACAACATGAGCGGCCTCAGCCTGGAGGAGAAGCGCAAGCTCCTCGCTGAACTCCTGGCGAAGTCAGGGAAGAGTGCCCCCCGCATCTTTTCGCTCTCCTCGGGGCAGAAGGCGCTCTGGCTTCTCCAGCAGCAGGATCCGGACGGAGCCGCCTACAACACGCCTTTCGCGCTCCGCATCCGGTCCCAGGTCGATGTGGGGGCATTGAAGCATGCCTTCGAGATGGTGGCCGCGCGCCACCCGAGCCTGCGAACCACGGTCTCGCCGACTGCGGACGGCCAGCTCCTCCAGACGAGCCACCCCGTGCTCGAGCCGCACTTCGCTCACATCGATGCGGCAGGCTGGAGCGCCGAGCAGCTCCAGGCTGCGGTCGTTCGCGCCTATCGCCAGCCGTTCTCGTTGGATCGTGGTCCGCTCCTCCGGGGCGATCTGTTCAGTTCCCAGCCTGATGACCACGTGCTCCTGATCACTGTTCACCACATCTTCTACGACGGGTGGTCGGCAGGGATCGTTCAGCAAGAGCTGACGCAGCTCTATCAGGTGCTCTCGCGTGGCGAGCAGCCGTCACTGGCGCCCGTCACGGGCAGCTATGCCGACTTCGTTGCACAGCAGGCGGAGATGCTTTCGGGTGCGGTGGGGCGCAAGCACTGGGACTACTGGCAGAAGAAGCTTTCCGGAGAGCTGCCTGTCCTGACGCTCCCTGCGGATCGGAGCCACTCAGCCCTCGCGGCGAATCGGAGCGGAGCGTGCTCGCTCAAGCTCCAGCCCGAGCTGACGAACCGGATCAAGGAACTCGCGCAGAGTTCAGAGGCCACTCCCTTCGTCGTGCTCTTGTCCGCCTATGCAGCCCTGCTTGGGCGCTTGGCCCGGCAAGACGACGTCCTGATCGGCTCCCCGACAGCCGGGCGCCCGGACACGGCCTCGCATGGGGTGGTGGGCTACTTCGCCAACTCCGTGGCGCTTCGAGCGGACCTCTCCGGCGCTCCGTCCACCCGGACGCTGATCGCGCGGATGCGCGATGTGGTGCATGAGGCGCTGGAGCACCAGGACTTCCCGTTCGCGTCGCTCGTGGAGCGGTTGGGAATCGAGCGCCGACCTGGAGTGTCGCCCATCTTCCAGGCGTCCATGACGTTCCACTCCTCGCGCGAGGGTGGGGGCGCCATGGCGCTCTGGGCCACGCCTGATGAGGTAACCCGCGTCCGTTGGGGTGTCCTGGAGCTTGAGCCCTATCCCCTCAGCGATCAGGAGACCCAGTTCGATCTCACCCTTGAGATGTGGGAGGTGCGCGGCGCGTTCGCTGGCGCGTTGCGCTTCAACCGGGCGCTTTTCAACGACAGCACGGTTGGCCTGTGGCGCGGCTACTTCGAGAAGCTCCTCGAACAGATGGTGCGCGCTCCGGATGAGCCGATTGCCCGGCTGGCGCTGGCAGCTCATGCCCCGGCCGTGCAGCTCCGGGAGGACACGCAACCTGCGGCCCGGCGGGACCGCGCTGGCGGGAGCACCATCACCGCTTGGTTCGAGGCGCAGGCTGCGCGAACCCCAGAAGCGATCGCACTCAGCTTCGGGGACGTGCACCTCAGCTACGCCGAGCTCAACGCTCGCGCGAACGTTCTGGCACATGAGGTTCGAAGTCGCGGCGTCGGACCTGAGTCGCTGGTGGGCATCTGTGTCGAGCGGAGCGCGGAGCTGGTCATCTCCATCCTGGGCGTGCTCAAAGCCGGCGGAGCGTATGTCCCGCTGGATCCGGCCAGCCCGAGAGAGCGGCTTGCGCTGATCCTCGAGGACGCGGATGTCTCCGCACTCGTTACCGAGACCCAGCGCACTGGTGAGCTTCCTACGGAGAAGGTGCCCACGATCTTCGTGGACTCGCTCCAGTGGCATGGAGGGCCGCGTGCTCCGAATCCGGCCCCTGGCCTCACGCCGGACAATGCCGCCTATGTCATCTACACCTCCGGATCCACTGGGCGTCCCAAGGGAGTGATTGTCACCCACGCCAACGCCACGCGCCTGTTCACCACGACCGAGGCGCTCTTTGGTTTCGGGCCAGACGATGTCTGGACGCTGTTCCACTCCGCTGCTTTCGATTTTTCTGTCTGGGAACTCTGGGGGCCGCTTTTCTATGGAGGCCGCCTGGTCGTCGTCCCTCACTGGATGACCCGCTCTCCCGAGGCCTTTGGCGAGCTGATCGCACGCGAAGGGGTGACGGTCCTCAACCAGACGCCGTCCGCATTCCGGGCACTCGTTCGTGCGCCCTCGATCGAGGATGGGGTAGGGGGCCAGGGGCTCAAGTGGATCATCTTCGGCGGTGAAGCGCTCGATGCCTCGACCGTCCGTCCATGGTTTGAGCGGTATCCGGGTGTGGGCACACAGCTGATCAACATGTATGGCATCACCGAGACCACGGTGCATGTCACGTACCACCGGGTGACCGAGGCAGACCTCGCATCCGCTGCGAGCCCAATCGGCCGTCCGATCCCGGATCTCATGATTCGCCTACTCGATGAGCACGGCCAGCCCGTTCCGGACGGCGTTCCTGGAGAGATGTATGTGGGTGGGGCCGGGGTCGCGAGGGGTTATCTGAAGCGGCCGGAGCTCACCGCGCAGCGCTTCATCGAGGACCCGGTCTCTCCTGGAGAGCGCCTCTACCGCTCGGGCGACCTCGCCATCCGCCAGCAGGACGGAACCTACTCGTACCTCGGCCGCATCGACGATCAAGTCAAGATCCGCGGCTTCCGCATTGAGCTCGGCGAGATCCAGTCGGTGATCGCCCGCCACCCAGCCGTCGCCAGTGCCTACGTCTCCACCTATGAGCGGAGCGCGGACGACCGGCGGATCGCCGCCTACGTGGTGCCCAGGCCGGGAGCGGCGGAGACACTCCTCTCCTCCAGCTCGGACGGGGGAATCGGTGACACCCACGTGGGCGAGTGGAAGGCGCTCTACGACGAGCTCTACGCGCGCTCCGCTGGCGAGGCACAGACGGATCCCAGCTTCAACATCGCAGGCTGGAACAGCAGCTACTCCGGCGCTCCGCTCAGCGCCGAGGCCATGAAGGAGTGGGTCAACCATACCGTTGAGCAGATCCTCGAGCGGAAGCCGTCGCGGGTGCTTGAGATCGGATGCGGGACGGGCCTCCTGCTCACGCGGATCGCACCCTCCACGGCCGCGTACTGGGCGACTGACGTCTCCGGCGTCGTGGTCAACATGCTCCGCGGGGTGACGAAGAAAACCCCGGGCCTCGAGCATGCGCAGCTCTTCCACTGTGCTGCGGACCAGCTTGAGGGCATCGACTTCGGCGGCGAGCGCTTCGAGGCGGTGATCTTGAACTCGGTGGTTCAGTACTTCCCGAGCGCGGAGTACCTCGCCCGTGCACTGGAGTCTGCCTCGGCGCGCGTGAGCACGGGGGGCTTCATCTTCGTTGGAGACGTGAGGAACCTCCGTCTGCTCGAGGCGTTCCATGCGTCGATTGTCCTGGCACAGAGCTCTGGCACCCTCGATCCCCACACGCTGAAGGGGCTCGTGGCGCGGCGGCTGGCCGGAGAGGAAGAGCTGGTACTCGATCCAGGCTTCTTCTGGGCCTTGAAGCAGCGCATTCCCCGGCTGAGCCATGTGGAGATCCGCCCGAAGCGTGGCGAGTGCCTGAATGAACTCACACGCTTCCGCTACGATGTGCTCCTCCACCTGGATACCTCACCGGCCTCCGCACCCGACGTGGCCTGGGGTCCGGGCAACGTGAGCCTGCCTGAACTCCGGGCGCGTCTCGGCCGGGAAGGCACCCAGCGCATCGGTCTGCGCGGCATCAGGAATGCCCGCGTCGAGGCGGCCCTCGAGGCCCTGGTGAGCCTGAGCGAGCAGGCTCCCGTGCGGCCAGGCTCGTTCGAGAAGCTCCGCAGGCGCCTGTTGGATCGCGACGGCTCGGTCCCCACCAGCGAGCCCGAGCCCGGGGTTGATCCGATGGCCCTCGAGCAGCTTGCCCGGGAGGCCTCATGCACCGTCACCCTGGACTGGTCTCGTGGAGGGGTGGACGGCTCCTTCGACACGGTCTTCACGCGCCGGAGCCCTTCAAACGAGCCCGCAGCCCCAGGACGCTCGGCCGAGCCGATCGCGCTCTTCGGGCCAGCGCCGGATGCCGTGCCGGGTGCACGCCATGCCAACGATCCACTCCGTGGGCGCCTGGAGCGCCGCTTGGAGAGCGACCTTCGGAAGACGGCGCAGGAGCACCTCCCTGAGTACATGGTGCCGGCGAGCATCATGGTGATTGACGAGCTCCCGCTGACCGGGAACGGCAAAGTGGACCGGCGAGCCCTGCCGGTTCCTGCGGCTCCGCATGGCCTGGAGATCGCGTACGTCGAACCCAGGACCGGCGAAGAGGAGATCCTGGTGAGCATCTTCGCCGAGCTGCTCGGCGCGGAACGGGTAGGCGTGCGCGAGAGCTTCTTTGACCTGGGGGGGCACTCGCTTCTGGCCACGCAGGTGGTCTCGCGCGTCCGCGCGGTCTTTGGTGTCGATGTTCCGCTGCGCACGTTCTTTGACAACCCGACCGTCGGGGGGCTCGCGGCGGTGGTGCAGCAGCTGCGCAAGCGCTCGGGCTCTGCTGTGCTCGACTTCACCTCGCCGATGAAGCGGCCGCCTCAAATCCCGCTCTCCTCCTCTCAAGAGCGGTTGTGGATCCTCGACCGCATCGTGGAGACGCGGGCGCCCATCTACGTCATCCCCCTGGTGCTTCGGCTTCGTGGCCCGCTCCAGCAGGACGCGCTCCGTCAAAGCCTTGACGGGAGCATCCAGCGCCACGAGGTGTTGCGCACCCGCTTCTCCGTAGTGGAGGGACAGCCCATCCAGGAGATCGCCGGAGAGCTGCACGTTGAGCTTCCGCCTGCTGAGGCGCTCGGCAACGGCCCGGGGGCTACCGAAGCGGAACTCACGAGTCTCATTCAAAACGAGGTGGGACTCGAGGTCTCCCGTCCGTTTGATCTCGAGCGCGGCCCGCTGATCCGGATGCGCCTCTTCCGCATCGCGGAAGGCGACCACGTGCTCGTCCTGACGATGCATCACATCGTCTCTGACGGTTGGTCCGTTGGGATCCTCGCGCGTGAACTCTCGGCTGGTTACAACGCGCTTTGTTCGAGGCGCGAGGTGGTGCTGCCAGCGCTCCCAGTCCAGTACGCGGACTTCGCCCTCTGGCAGCGGCAGCTCCTGCGGGACGGTGCGCTCGCCGAGTCCATCGAGGCCCACAAGCAGCGGCTCACCGGGGCACCCACCTCCCTCAACCTTCCCACGGATCGGCCCCGGCCAGAGACCCCCTCGTACAGGGGTGGGGTGGTCCGCTTCGCTGTGGATCGGGCCCTCTCGGCACGTCTCAGGGAGATGAGCCGCCGCGAGGGTGCCACGCTGTACATGACCCTGCTGGCTGCCTTCTCGGCGTACCTTTCGCGTCTGAGCGGTCAGAAGGACTTGATCATCGGCTCGCCGGTGGCGAACCGGAACCGCGCCGCAACGGAGCCGCTGATCGGCTTCTTCGTCAACACGCTCGCGCTCCGGATGGACCTGTCCGGAGACCCGACCTTCCTCGAGCTTCTGGCGCGCGTCCGGCGGACGGCGCTCGACGCGTACGCTGACCAGGACGTGCCCTTCGAGAAGCTGGTGGAGGTGGCCGCGCCCGAGCGGAGCGTCAGCCGCCAGCCCCTGGTCCAGGTGATGTTCGCGCTCCAGAACGCGCCGTTCTCGCCTCCTGCGCTCGATGGCCTCCACGTGGATCTCCTCGAACTGGACAGTGTCACCTCCAAGTTCGATCTGACGCTGTCCATGCAGGAATCCGCGGATGGTCTGGCGGGCCTCCTCGAGTACAGCGCGGAGTTGTTCGACCGGGAGCGCATCGAGCGGATGGCCGAGCACCTCGTGGTGTTCCTGCGTGAGGCCGTGGAGCACCCGCAGCGGCATGTGCATGAGCTCGACTTCCTCGGCGCGCGTGAGGCCGGACTGCTGGCGGAGTGGGCCATGGGCCCCAGCGCCCCGTCCGCTCCCGCTTCGGTGGTGGAGCTGTTCCAGGCCCAGGCCCAGCGCACGCCGGACGCGATTGCGCTTGAGCAAGGGGACGTCAGGCTCAGCTACGCGGAGCTCGATCAGCGCTCCACACGTTTGGCACGGCACCTCGTCTCGCTGGGCCTGGGACCGGAGAAACGGGCCGCGCTCTGCCTTCCGAAATCGGTCGAATTCATCGTCGCCTTGCTGGGCGTGTGGAAGGCCGGTGGGGCGTATGTCCCGCTGGATCCGGAGTACCCCGAGGCGCGTCTCAGCCACATGCTGGAGGACTCGGGCTCGGAGCTTTTGCTCACGGTGCGCGCGTTGGGCGAGCGGCCAGGCTTCCGAGGGCGGATGCTGTGGATGGACGAGGCGCTGCCAGACGGTGCGGAACCATCCACCCTGGCGCTCCCGAGCGCGGGCTCGATGGCCTACATCATCTACACCTCGGGCTCGACGGGGAAGCCGAAGGGTGCGGTGCTGGAGCACCGTGGGGTGGCGAACATCGCCGTCGCCTCGCGGGAACTCCTGTCGCTCGGCCCGGACAGCAGGGTCCTCCAGGCGGCCTCCACGTCCTTCGATGTCTCGGTCTGGGACATCGTGATGGCGTTCGCGAGCGGCGCCAGGCTGGTGCTGCCCATGGACGAGACTTCCCGTGCTGGCGAGGGCCAGGCGGCGCTGCTGCGGGAGAAGCACATCACCCATGTGTGCCTGACGGCGTCGGCGATCGCGGCGCTGCCGGAAGGCCCGTATCCGGATCTCCGAGTGCTCACCACCGCGGGAGAGGCCTGCCCTGCGGAGCTGGTGAAGAAGTGGGCCACGGAGTCGCGGCGCTTCGTCAATGCCTACGGCCCGACGGAGACGACCGTCATCGCGACGCTCACCGCCGTCCAGAAGGGTGAGACGGGAGCTCCGCCCATCGGCCGCCCCCTTCCAGGACTGGTGGCCCGGATCCTCGATGCCAACCAGCGTCAGGTTCCTATCGGTGTCCCCGGCGAGCTGCACGTGGGAGGGCTCGCCGTTGCGCGCGGGTATCACGGGCTTGATGAACTCACCCGTGAGCGCTTCATCCAGGATCCGTTCTCGAGCAGCCCCGGCGCTCGGCTCTACCGCACCGGCGATCTCGCGCGCTGGAGGAGCGACGGCAACATCGACTTCCTCGGCCGCCTCGACCACCAGGTGAAGCTCAGGGGCTTCCGGATCGAACTGGGTGAGGTGGAAGCGGTCATCGACGGCCATCCCGGAGTCCAGCGGTCGCTCGTCATTGTCTACAAAGGCCAGCTCGCCGCCTACGTCGCGGGCCGTGGCGGCGCCGCAGTCACGGTCCAGGCGCTCCGGGAGCACGCGAAGAGCCAGCTCCCCGGATACATGGTGCCAGCGCACTTCATCCTCCTCGAGGCGTTTCCCCTGACGCCGAGTGGGAAGATTGATCGCAAGAAGCTGCCGGATCCCGTGGAGGCCCAGGAGCCCACCACCTTTGCCGTTCCCCAGTCCCGCGAGGAGCAGATCCTCGCCGAGATCTGGGCCACGGTGCTGAAGAAGGGCCCAATCGGAATCCACGACAACTTCTTCGCGCTCGGAGGGGACTCGATCCTCGGCTTGCAGATCATCTCAAGAGCCACCCAGCGAGGGCTCCGCCTGAGGCCTCGCCAGCTTTTCGATCATCAGACGATCGCGGAGCTGGCCCGAGTGGCTTCCAGCGCTCAAGTAATTCACGCCGAGCAAGGGAAGGTGACGGGGAGCGCGCCGCTCACGCCCATCCAGCACTGGTTCTTCGAGCAGGAGCGCGCTGAGCCACAGCACTTCAACATGGCGGTGTTGCTCGACGTTGAGCCTGGCATCGATCTCGCCGTGCTCCGCCGCGCGCTCGATGCGGTGGAACTCCACCATGACGCGCTCCGGCTCCGCTTCCGCCGGGACGGCACGGCCTGGAGCCAGTATCACGCGGAAGGCGAGGCTCTGGGGATCCCCCTGGAAGAATGGGACATCGCCGGAAGCGACGCGGTGGAGGGGGCGCTCGCCAAGCTCCACGGGGCTCTTGATCTTGAGCGTGGCCCGCTCCTGCGTGCCGCGATCCTGCGCCTGGGCCCCGGCTCCACGCGGCTCGCCCTGGTGGCCCACCACTTGGTGGTGGACGCCGTCTCGTGGGGAATCATCTTCGAGGATCTGCTGACCGCGTACGGCCAGCTAGCAAGCGGCCAGCCGGTCGGGCTCCAGCCGAAGACGACGTCCTTTCAGCACTGGGCGAAGCGCCTTGAGGCCTACGCCGGCTCGCCGAACGCCCGGGCCGAGTTCGATGCGTGGCTCGCCGCCTCCCATCGGGATGCCTCGCATGAGTTTCCGCTGAATGATCCCTCCGCCTCGGACACGGTCGCCGATGCATCCAGGCTTGTGTCCTGGATCGAGGAAGACGAGACGCAGCTCCTGTTGAACGAGGTGCCCAAGGCTTACGACGTCCAAGTCAACGAAGTGCTGATCGCCGCACTGGCCCGGACGCTCTCGGTCTGGACTGGCCACAGCACTGTCCGGATTGATCTGGAAGGCTACGGGCGTGAGTTCCTGTTCGAGGACGTCGACGTGAGCCGCACGGTGGGCTGGTTCACCGCGCTCTTCCCGCTTCGCCTGCATGTCGGAGCCAAGGAGAGCGTGCGAGAGGCGCTCGCCCGCGCGAAGGATGCTGTGCGCCGCGTTCCCCGAGGCGGGGCCGGCCATGGAATCCTCCGCTATCTGTCTCCGGACGCGTCGATCCGCTCGAGACTCCAGGCCGCTGGGCATGCGGGGGTTGTCTTCAACTACCTCGGGCAGATGGGCTCCGTCCCGGCGCAGGGGGTGATCCGCGGTGCCGCCAAAGAGGGTTTGGGCCCGATCCACTCACCTCGCGCCGCCAGGTCCCACCGCATCGAGCTCAACGCCGTCATCGAGGCGGGGCAGCGCCTGCGCTTCGACTGGACCTTCGGCGCCAAGGTCCTCCGCAAGGAAACCCTTGAGAGCCTGAACCAGGCGTTCATCTCCAACCTCCGCGAGCTGATCCGGGATCGCGCGCAGCCAGCCGCAACGGTCCGCGTGGCCGCGGACTTCCCAGCCGCGCGCCTGAGTGCCAAGGACCTGAAGAGCGTCCTCAAGCAGACGAAGAAGCCGCGATGA